Proteins encoded by one window of Candidatus Sumerlaea chitinivorans:
- a CDS encoding Xylose-responsive transcription regulator, ROK family: MANPIVRTRKGLLLLESPDSPAQRTAEKRRIRKHQVLNAIRLYGPIARVDVARKLGFNLPTVSGLVDELVAEGLALESAPKKTAIGRRPIPVSLNPHAACVLGVDLGKIVTIGLLMNLGGTVLGRMESNTPSFSSPQEQGEWVRQFVREFLQSHAETIPPLAGVGVALPGFIYRPERAERHLTPEVEAIQSRLHEDLDIPIIVDNDAQMMALGTLWFGNETDLKTFCILNIGYGIGMGTVIDRAVYSGFYGHAGEIGHIPLGEPGLPCYCGGHSCLENTASGSGIERMAREMGLVHGNKVLSVFDIADLARQSDPKALEIWQKFSQALARGIGTIITLFNPEAVILAGRFTRCADVFFDATMEHLRQTTFPALLEETTIKVSDLKENAGPLGTCASVLHHIFYASHIPAEAVV; this comes from the coding sequence ATGGCAAACCCAATTGTTCGGACGCGGAAAGGTTTACTGTTGCTCGAGTCTCCAGACAGCCCTGCCCAACGCACGGCAGAAAAGAGACGGATTCGCAAGCACCAGGTGCTGAATGCGATCCGGCTCTACGGTCCGATTGCTCGTGTCGATGTTGCACGCAAGCTCGGGTTTAATCTGCCAACAGTTTCGGGGCTTGTGGATGAGTTAGTTGCTGAAGGGTTGGCTCTTGAATCCGCCCCGAAGAAAACCGCCATAGGCAGACGGCCGATTCCCGTATCCCTCAACCCGCACGCCGCATGCGTCCTTGGCGTGGACTTAGGCAAGATCGTCACCATTGGACTTCTTATGAATCTGGGGGGGACCGTTCTCGGGCGGATGGAGAGCAACACTCCGAGCTTCTCATCTCCTCAGGAACAGGGCGAGTGGGTGAGGCAGTTTGTCCGGGAGTTCCTTCAGTCCCACGCAGAGACCATTCCGCCGCTGGCAGGTGTGGGGGTGGCTTTGCCGGGCTTCATTTACCGACCTGAGCGAGCTGAACGGCACCTCACGCCGGAAGTGGAGGCTATTCAGAGTCGGCTGCATGAGGACCTCGACATCCCGATCATCGTGGATAACGACGCCCAAATGATGGCACTCGGCACGCTGTGGTTCGGCAATGAGACCGATCTGAAGACGTTCTGCATTTTGAATATCGGCTACGGCATTGGTATGGGTACAGTGATTGACCGAGCCGTCTACTCAGGCTTCTACGGCCATGCGGGCGAGATTGGTCACATCCCACTCGGCGAGCCGGGACTCCCCTGCTACTGCGGCGGACATTCGTGCCTTGAGAACACAGCGTCTGGATCCGGTATCGAACGGATGGCGCGCGAAATGGGGCTTGTTCATGGTAACAAAGTATTGTCCGTTTTCGACATCGCGGACTTAGCCCGCCAAAGTGACCCAAAGGCGCTTGAGATTTGGCAAAAGTTCTCGCAGGCGTTGGCGCGCGGTATTGGCACTATCATCACGCTCTTCAATCCGGAAGCTGTGATCCTCGCTGGCCGTTTCACACGCTGCGCGGACGTTTTCTTCGATGCGACGATGGAGCACTTGCGCCAGACGACCTTCCCGGCATTGCTCGAAGAAACTACCATCAAAGTGAGTGACCTCAAAGAGAACGCTGGGCCACTGGGCACCTGCGCTTCTGTGCTCCACCACATCTTCTACGCTTCGCACATTCCGGCCGAGGCTGTGGTTTGA
- a CDS encoding Chaperone protein DnaK, with amino-acid sequence MSRILGIDLGTTNSVVAVYEKNGPMIVPNSLGERLTPSVVGFTKSGEILVGKKAKRGAVMNVGRTVFSIKRHMGTNYRVTIDGKQYTPQEISAMILQKLKSDAEDYFGEEINQAIITVPAYFTDAQRQATKDAGEIAGLKVRRIIDEPTAAALAYGMDKSQDQVILVYDLGGGTFDVSIIEVMSGVFQVLAIQGNTHLGGDDFDKRVQEWLLEEFKKQHGIDLSDDPIAMQRLKEAAEEAKMELSELKETHILVEAITMTEKGPLTLDTVLTRQKLEELTDDLVKATVEPMLKAIEDAHLTPEKIDTVLLVGGQTRMPAVQRIVKETLGKNPHRDISPDEVVALGAAVQSLVLAPLGADIEDTLAARYGKEKPVIIHMTPFSLGVGLQNDQFAVLIERNSTYPTEAKDIFTTTRDFQEAISFPIYEGEEPIASENTFLDLLRIEGITPAPRGVPRIEVTFKLNADRILEARAEDLATGAEKKITIAATGTRLSEAEKQRMIKEARERVSRMLRERIQQSVLDEAQNLLARAEAVVGAHGSHPLAKEVRQSAADLKKLIDKGDKAALEDKMDDLLRLLTELEAAG; translated from the coding sequence ATGAGTCGAATTCTTGGCATTGACTTGGGCACCACCAACTCGGTGGTTGCTGTGTATGAAAAGAATGGACCGATGATCGTACCGAACAGCTTGGGGGAGCGTCTCACGCCATCGGTCGTAGGCTTCACGAAAAGTGGGGAAATCCTCGTCGGGAAGAAAGCGAAACGTGGTGCAGTCATGAATGTCGGCCGCACGGTCTTCTCGATCAAGCGCCACATGGGCACCAACTACCGGGTGACGATCGACGGTAAGCAGTACACCCCTCAAGAAATCTCCGCTATGATCCTTCAGAAGCTGAAGAGCGATGCGGAGGACTACTTCGGCGAGGAGATCAACCAAGCTATCATCACCGTTCCCGCCTACTTCACGGATGCCCAACGTCAGGCCACGAAGGACGCAGGCGAGATTGCGGGGCTGAAAGTGCGCCGAATTATTGACGAGCCCACAGCAGCCGCCCTCGCCTATGGAATGGATAAAAGCCAAGATCAGGTGATTCTGGTTTATGACCTTGGTGGTGGAACCTTCGACGTGTCCATCATCGAGGTGATGTCGGGGGTGTTCCAAGTTCTTGCGATCCAAGGCAACACCCATCTCGGTGGAGATGATTTCGATAAGCGCGTCCAAGAATGGCTTCTCGAGGAATTCAAAAAGCAGCATGGCATTGACCTAAGCGATGACCCGATCGCGATGCAGCGGCTAAAAGAGGCCGCAGAAGAAGCCAAGATGGAGCTCAGCGAGCTGAAAGAAACTCACATCCTTGTGGAAGCCATCACGATGACCGAGAAGGGCCCGCTGACACTCGATACGGTCCTGACTCGGCAGAAGCTCGAGGAGCTGACCGACGACCTCGTCAAAGCCACCGTTGAACCCATGCTCAAAGCGATTGAGGATGCCCACCTGACACCGGAGAAAATTGATACCGTATTGCTGGTGGGTGGTCAGACGAGAATGCCGGCCGTCCAGCGGATCGTGAAAGAAACGCTCGGCAAGAACCCTCATCGCGACATTTCGCCCGACGAAGTTGTCGCATTGGGGGCAGCCGTCCAGTCCCTCGTCTTGGCGCCGCTGGGTGCTGATATCGAGGACACTTTGGCCGCGCGCTATGGCAAAGAGAAACCTGTCATCATCCACATGACCCCCTTCTCGCTTGGTGTGGGTTTGCAGAACGACCAGTTTGCGGTTCTCATCGAGCGCAACTCCACGTATCCGACGGAAGCGAAAGACATCTTCACCACCACGCGTGACTTTCAGGAGGCAATCAGCTTCCCCATCTACGAAGGTGAAGAGCCCATCGCGTCGGAGAACACCTTCCTCGATCTCCTGCGCATCGAAGGCATTACGCCCGCGCCGCGAGGGGTGCCGCGCATTGAGGTGACCTTTAAGCTCAACGCCGACCGCATCCTTGAGGCGCGTGCGGAGGATTTGGCCACCGGCGCGGAGAAAAAGATTACCATTGCTGCCACCGGCACACGCTTGTCCGAAGCCGAAAAGCAGCGGATGATCAAAGAAGCTCGCGAGCGTGTCTCCCGCATGCTGCGCGAACGCATCCAGCAGTCCGTGCTCGACGAAGCGCAAAATCTTCTTGCACGGGCGGAGGCAGTGGTCGGCGCCCACGGGTCTCATCCCTTGGCAAAAGAGGTTCGCCAAAGCGCCGCCGACCTTAAGAAACTCATCGACAAAGGCGACAAAGCCGCGCTGGAAGATAAGATGGATGATCTGCTGCGCCTCCTAACTGAGCTCGAGGCGGCAGGCTAA
- a CDS encoding DNA polymerase I — translation MVGSAAMGNPVLYIVDGHSQVFKAYHAIQQLSTSTGIPTNAVFGFCQILHALLRKHNPEYLAVAFDTGAPTFRHEAYAAYKANRPEPPADLPLQMGYIRRVLEGLRVPIFQRDGYEADDVIATLTRLALEKGFDVIIVSADKDLFQLVNDRVKILRLEPDKETLFDREAVREKMGVWPEQMLDFLAMVGDSSDNIPGIRGVGPKTAATLLNQFGTLENVLAHASEQKGKLRENLEAGREAVVLSRKLVALDDHVPLDVDWKALRRPEPDYEKLAEVYRELEFRQFLQEIQPAQQKHRAHTYRAIVQLADLQKFCEKIRRKGYVAIDTETDSLDTMRAQLVGISLAVEPHDAVYVPIAHTGPLGEPLTPQLTIDEVYSVLDPILRSEAVLKVGHNLKYDRKVLLRYGFAVEGPAFDTLIASYLLNPDKRVHGLKELAMDWLNWQMTPLQELIGSGREQISFAQVELEKAVAYAAADADATLQLWQLLSARLRESGMLELFERMEMPLMDVLIDMELTGVRIDGQHFARLADELGRQLQELRHRIVQLAGEDFNVGSPKQVAHILFEKLGLKPKRRGKTGFSTDVEVLEELADEHEIARLLLEYRQVEKLKNTYVDVLPTMIHPATGRVHTTYHQTTAATGRLSSSDPNLQNIPVRTPLGRKIRAGFIPSQPDYVLLSADYSQIELRILAHISKDPVLIEAFRQGRDIHALTAAKIFKVPLSAVTEQQRDQAKVVNFGIIYGMSPPGLSQRLKIPLEEAKGFIEEYYEAYQGVKQWIEETKERARKEGYVTTLGGRRRYLPDINSQNYAARSAAERIAINAPIQGSSADMIKLAMIAIHQWLRESDLYARLIMQVHDELIFDLPEQELEAVMPEVRRYMENAMPLDVPVQVDMKYGRTWAEC, via the coding sequence GTGGTGGGCTCTGCAGCCATGGGAAATCCAGTGCTTTATATTGTGGATGGGCATTCGCAGGTTTTCAAAGCATACCATGCCATCCAACAGCTCTCGACCTCAACCGGCATTCCGACGAATGCCGTGTTCGGCTTTTGCCAGATCCTCCACGCGCTCCTGCGTAAGCACAATCCAGAGTACTTGGCGGTTGCTTTCGATACGGGCGCACCGACGTTCCGCCACGAGGCGTACGCCGCGTACAAGGCCAATCGCCCCGAGCCGCCAGCCGACCTGCCGTTGCAAATGGGCTACATTCGTCGTGTTCTCGAGGGGCTTCGCGTGCCGATTTTCCAGCGCGACGGCTACGAAGCAGATGACGTGATTGCAACCCTCACGCGGCTGGCGCTGGAAAAGGGGTTCGACGTGATCATCGTTAGTGCGGACAAGGACCTCTTCCAACTTGTCAACGATCGCGTGAAGATTTTGCGATTGGAACCCGACAAAGAGACGCTCTTCGATCGGGAAGCAGTACGGGAGAAGATGGGGGTGTGGCCGGAACAGATGCTCGATTTTCTCGCGATGGTTGGAGATTCGAGCGACAATATTCCCGGGATCCGCGGGGTGGGCCCCAAAACAGCTGCCACCCTCCTGAACCAGTTCGGAACGCTCGAAAACGTCTTGGCTCACGCCAGCGAACAAAAGGGCAAGCTGCGCGAGAATCTCGAGGCTGGACGCGAGGCCGTTGTGCTCTCGCGAAAACTCGTTGCTCTCGACGACCACGTACCGCTGGACGTGGACTGGAAAGCGCTCCGCCGCCCCGAGCCTGATTACGAGAAACTCGCAGAGGTCTACCGAGAGCTCGAATTTCGGCAGTTTCTTCAAGAGATTCAACCCGCTCAGCAAAAGCACCGTGCCCACACCTACCGTGCGATCGTTCAACTGGCTGACCTGCAAAAATTCTGTGAAAAGATCCGGCGGAAGGGGTACGTGGCTATAGATACGGAGACAGATTCACTGGACACGATGCGAGCCCAGCTTGTGGGGATTTCGCTGGCGGTCGAACCGCACGATGCTGTCTACGTCCCAATTGCGCACACGGGACCTTTGGGGGAGCCTCTCACGCCTCAACTAACGATTGACGAAGTCTATTCCGTTCTCGACCCCATCCTTCGTTCTGAGGCTGTGCTCAAAGTCGGGCACAATCTCAAGTATGACCGCAAGGTGCTATTGCGGTACGGCTTTGCAGTAGAAGGGCCAGCCTTTGATACTCTTATAGCATCTTACCTGCTGAATCCGGATAAGCGTGTGCACGGCCTGAAAGAGCTGGCAATGGACTGGCTCAACTGGCAAATGACCCCCTTACAAGAGTTGATCGGGAGTGGGCGTGAGCAGATCTCGTTTGCTCAAGTGGAGCTCGAGAAAGCCGTCGCATACGCAGCCGCAGACGCGGATGCCACGCTTCAGTTGTGGCAGCTCCTCTCCGCCCGCCTGCGCGAGAGTGGCATGCTTGAGCTCTTCGAGCGAATGGAAATGCCGCTCATGGACGTGCTGATTGATATGGAACTCACCGGCGTGCGAATTGACGGCCAGCATTTTGCACGGCTGGCTGACGAATTGGGCAGGCAACTGCAGGAACTCCGTCACCGGATTGTCCAATTAGCCGGCGAAGACTTTAACGTTGGATCTCCCAAACAGGTGGCGCATATCCTCTTCGAAAAGTTAGGGCTAAAGCCAAAACGCAGGGGGAAAACGGGATTCTCGACCGACGTTGAGGTACTCGAAGAGTTGGCGGACGAGCATGAGATCGCGCGCCTTCTATTGGAATATCGTCAGGTCGAAAAACTTAAGAACACGTACGTGGACGTTTTGCCCACCATGATTCACCCGGCGACTGGGCGGGTCCATACGACGTATCATCAGACGACGGCGGCCACTGGGAGGCTCTCCTCCAGCGATCCGAACTTGCAAAATATTCCCGTTCGAACGCCATTAGGGCGCAAGATTCGAGCAGGATTCATTCCCTCCCAACCCGACTACGTGTTGCTCTCCGCCGATTATTCCCAGATTGAACTGCGAATTCTCGCACATATTTCGAAGGATCCCGTTCTTATTGAAGCGTTCCGGCAAGGGCGCGATATCCATGCGCTCACTGCCGCGAAAATTTTCAAAGTCCCATTGAGCGCTGTCACGGAGCAGCAGCGAGACCAAGCGAAAGTTGTGAATTTTGGAATCATCTACGGCATGAGTCCGCCCGGCCTGAGCCAACGCTTAAAGATCCCACTGGAGGAGGCAAAAGGATTTATCGAAGAGTACTATGAGGCGTATCAGGGCGTAAAGCAGTGGATTGAGGAAACGAAGGAGCGCGCCCGGAAAGAAGGCTACGTGACCACACTCGGGGGACGGCGGCGCTACTTACCGGATATCAATTCCCAAAACTATGCTGCCCGAAGTGCTGCAGAACGCATCGCGATCAATGCTCCCATCCAAGGTTCAAGCGCGGACATGATCAAACTTGCTATGATCGCAATTCATCAATGGCTGCGCGAAAGCGATCTGTATGCGCGTCTCATCATGCAAGTCCATGACGAGCTGATCTTTGATTTGCCGGAGCAGGAACTGGAGGCCGTCATGCCTGAGGTAAGGCGCTACATGGAAAATGCGATGCCCCTCGACGTGCCGGTCCAAGTGGACATGAAATACGGGCGAACGTGGGCGGAGTGCTGA
- a CDS encoding Heat shock protein GrpE gives MSREEGRRDLLEAVSASLLEIERLQDLTEQLKHRSAQPEELEKFMRSILPTLDAFERVLSLARTYPKSEEIDNWLKAVESIYFRLLSMLENYGLYQLKCVGKKVDLNLHEVVEYRPSTEHPDETVIAERQKGYVFRGKLLRDAKVVVAYNERR, from the coding sequence ATGTCGCGCGAGGAGGGGCGGCGCGATCTGCTCGAGGCTGTCAGCGCTTCCTTGCTGGAAATCGAGCGGCTTCAAGATCTTACCGAACAGTTGAAGCACCGCTCTGCCCAGCCTGAGGAGCTTGAAAAATTCATGCGCTCCATCCTTCCGACCCTCGATGCGTTTGAGCGCGTGCTGAGTCTCGCCCGCACCTATCCCAAGAGCGAGGAGATTGACAACTGGCTAAAAGCGGTCGAGAGCATCTACTTCCGCTTGCTCTCCATGCTTGAAAATTATGGACTCTATCAGCTAAAGTGCGTGGGAAAGAAAGTTGACTTGAACCTACACGAAGTAGTGGAATATCGACCATCTACGGAACACCCTGACGAAACGGTGATTGCAGAAAGGCAAAAAGGGTACGTTTTTAGGGGAAAACTTCTTCGGGATGCAAAAGTTGTCGTGGCCTATAACGAGAGGAGATGA